The following proteins come from a genomic window of Gimesia chilikensis:
- a CDS encoding TIGR03067 domain-containing protein → MSRSHFGFMLVGALAMLTLFGSNATADDAKDEAIKNDRKMLEGTWRLVSYEINGTKINEEYIKNFTVVNSTDGTWSLRSKGNEVIKGTSTIDPTQKPKTIVFIPSKGHGEGKRFNGIYILGEKTRKLCFASAGKDRPTEFTSTPGNEIFLATFEREKPK, encoded by the coding sequence GTGTCACGTTCTCATTTCGGATTCATGTTAGTCGGAGCTTTAGCAATGCTCACGTTGTTTGGTTCGAATGCTACAGCAGACGATGCCAAGGATGAAGCAATCAAGAATGATCGCAAGATGCTGGAAGGGACATGGAGGCTCGTCTCCTACGAAATCAATGGCACTAAGATTAACGAAGAGTACATCAAGAACTTTACGGTGGTTAATAGTACTGATGGCACATGGAGTCTTCGCTCAAAGGGCAATGAAGTCATCAAGGGAACGAGCACCATTGATCCAACACAGAAACCCAAAACCATCGTTTTCATACCAAGTAAAGGTCATGGCGAGGGTAAGCGGTTCAACGGAATATACATACTTGGAGAGAAAACTCGAAAGTTGTGTTTTGCCTCAGCGGGAAAAGATCGTCCTACTGAGTTCACTTCTACGCCCGGTAATGAAATATTTCTTGCAACATTCGAGAGAGAAAAGCCCAAGTAG
- a CDS encoding AAA domain-containing protein, whose amino-acid sequence MDEELAEDLDDPESMENIDFEPARFSSDLGLPSVDASILDDASYAVRQEFRNEAKWKRLNCKEISVLSEQGRGTVYAIHLDVSFESDWTWEGAFAFRPQSLEDNEDSPNSYHENIAHENEALWSGEIVEVDEQNNCLFITLEDSENPPQTGAFFVRPFEFLSVLDAVYNEPAFEEVRTELPARLEASKGNIHPQIAETCSEGLPHLTNLWKHSWSILWGPPGTGKTYTTGLQIASILDDQTERILVVSTTNRATDAVALSIGDATRTIDTSYLENGEILRIGKGASAQRFKANHLEELLEGTESELLSKIESLTHDLKSTESSDDKAFARKKISELRSKTNDQSKLIFFDPDVRVVISTAFKAMSFLNDSTIRKLIENGDAPFTTIFIDEAGLISRTAVAALSLLAAKRVVLVGDSKQLAPISRITRILTTRQQTWLASSGLSHLDEIEETPSAVHVLSEQRRMHPDVCKIVSNYQYDGFLKTAKETIDRESTLPTFISDYSRAIWYVLDEEDSDLVSIRAKRGQGNNSWMRSITPDILQKLFSESSVRQSKGLFISPFKAQAQSISKRFSNWDLPNWEASTVHSQQGSEADIVIFDTVNASSYSWPFEEWKRLTNVALSRAREAVIVLASRSEMEEPYLKSLTAELTPSILVQQGATVRWQKVDLKGGNTHNSGHDPSKQKEKRADNSLGGQIANRQSMKPILSEEQQRLTNLKLDGKPRLVRGVAGSGKSIVLCNWLAKTVKRMTDTKDFHVWAVYANRSLHKLLRESVESAWSSMSDGELFDEGDFPWESVSLLHIKDVLTEILPIASLTMNRFEFDYDRAAEEFLNCHDQSEMLPRCSALFIDEAQDMGPSTLKLLLSLVEQTDLEDPNSRSAHIFYDNAQNIYGRKTPKWTEFGLDMRGRSTIMRESFRSTTPVTELAINILNQLTPKDKRQDQQELIEMGLVERTQNGPEEWLKIRYNQISGPNPIFHSFDDRQTELDAIFRHLKHLITEEKISPCDICLIYNSNSAVQLLESKLGPLLSKINVELSVQTNRAFERRPNTLIVTTSHSYKGYESEVVLIPCVDQYVTGDGQILANNLYVAMTRARSLLAIYGVNGNYDPSQILMKAIGRCVEVQSG is encoded by the coding sequence ATGGATGAAGAACTGGCGGAAGATTTAGACGATCCTGAATCGATGGAAAACATCGATTTTGAACCTGCCAGATTCAGTTCAGATCTGGGATTACCATCTGTAGATGCCTCGATTCTGGATGACGCCAGTTATGCTGTCAGACAGGAGTTCCGAAACGAAGCAAAATGGAAAAGGCTTAATTGCAAAGAGATCAGCGTCCTTTCCGAGCAGGGGCGGGGAACAGTTTACGCTATTCACTTGGATGTTTCGTTTGAGTCTGATTGGACGTGGGAGGGGGCCTTTGCTTTTCGGCCCCAATCACTTGAGGACAATGAAGATTCTCCTAATTCCTACCATGAGAATATCGCTCACGAAAACGAAGCTCTCTGGTCTGGTGAAATCGTAGAAGTCGATGAACAAAATAACTGTCTATTCATCACACTGGAAGACTCTGAGAATCCTCCACAAACAGGAGCTTTCTTTGTTCGACCTTTCGAATTTCTTTCAGTTCTCGATGCAGTCTATAACGAACCGGCATTTGAAGAAGTCAGAACTGAGTTACCAGCCAGATTAGAAGCATCTAAAGGTAATATTCATCCACAGATTGCAGAAACATGTTCAGAAGGACTTCCACATTTAACCAACTTATGGAAGCACTCTTGGAGTATTTTGTGGGGGCCTCCGGGGACAGGTAAGACATACACCACTGGATTGCAAATCGCATCAATATTGGATGATCAAACAGAACGTATTCTTGTTGTTTCAACCACCAACAGAGCAACTGATGCAGTCGCTCTCTCGATTGGAGATGCAACAAGAACAATTGATACATCTTACTTGGAGAATGGAGAGATACTTCGAATTGGCAAGGGGGCTTCTGCCCAGCGGTTCAAAGCAAATCATCTGGAAGAATTGTTGGAAGGTACTGAGTCTGAATTGCTTTCAAAAATTGAAAGCCTGACACATGATCTTAAATCAACTGAATCCTCAGATGATAAAGCATTTGCCAGAAAGAAAATCTCAGAACTGCGGTCGAAAACGAACGATCAGAGTAAACTCATTTTTTTCGATCCAGATGTACGTGTTGTAATTTCAACGGCTTTTAAAGCAATGAGTTTTCTGAATGATTCCACAATCAGGAAATTGATTGAAAATGGTGACGCACCATTCACAACAATCTTCATTGATGAAGCTGGGTTAATTTCCCGTACTGCGGTTGCTGCATTGTCTTTGCTCGCAGCAAAACGAGTTGTTTTAGTCGGTGATTCGAAGCAACTAGCCCCAATCAGTCGCATCACTCGAATACTGACAACTCGGCAGCAAACATGGTTGGCCAGCAGTGGTCTGAGTCATCTGGATGAAATTGAAGAAACTCCATCAGCAGTTCATGTCCTGTCCGAACAGCGAAGAATGCATCCAGACGTATGCAAAATCGTTTCGAATTATCAGTATGATGGCTTTTTGAAAACTGCAAAGGAGACGATAGACCGGGAATCGACCCTGCCAACATTTATTTCAGATTACTCCAGAGCAATCTGGTATGTGCTTGATGAAGAAGATTCAGATCTTGTATCGATTCGTGCAAAGAGAGGTCAGGGTAACAATAGCTGGATGAGATCCATCACTCCTGACATTTTACAAAAGTTGTTTTCAGAAAGTTCTGTAAGACAATCAAAAGGATTGTTTATTTCTCCATTCAAGGCACAGGCTCAATCCATTTCGAAGCGATTTTCTAATTGGGATCTTCCTAACTGGGAAGCTTCAACGGTTCATAGTCAGCAGGGTTCTGAGGCCGATATCGTAATATTCGATACAGTCAATGCCAGTAGTTACAGTTGGCCATTTGAAGAATGGAAAAGGCTTACGAACGTGGCTCTGAGCCGAGCCAGAGAAGCTGTCATCGTTCTGGCCAGCCGTAGTGAAATGGAAGAACCCTATCTGAAATCACTTACTGCGGAATTGACTCCAAGCATACTGGTCCAGCAAGGTGCTACTGTTCGCTGGCAAAAGGTCGATCTCAAAGGGGGCAATACTCATAATTCTGGTCATGATCCATCAAAACAAAAAGAGAAGAGAGCCGATAATTCGCTTGGGGGCCAAATAGCCAACCGGCAGTCGATGAAACCGATTCTATCCGAGGAGCAACAACGGCTCACAAACTTAAAACTGGATGGGAAGCCTCGTCTTGTACGTGGAGTTGCGGGAAGTGGAAAATCCATTGTCCTTTGCAACTGGCTTGCTAAAACAGTTAAGCGTATGACCGACACGAAAGATTTCCATGTATGGGCAGTTTATGCAAATAGATCTTTGCATAAACTGCTGCGGGAGTCAGTCGAATCGGCATGGAGTTCAATGTCTGATGGCGAATTATTTGATGAGGGTGACTTTCCGTGGGAATCAGTATCTCTCTTGCACATTAAAGATGTTCTCACTGAAATTCTCCCGATTGCATCATTAACCATGAATCGATTCGAGTTCGATTATGACCGAGCAGCGGAAGAGTTTCTGAATTGTCATGATCAATCCGAAATGCTCCCACGCTGTTCAGCCTTATTTATTGATGAGGCTCAAGATATGGGGCCTTCCACATTGAAGCTGTTGCTTTCGCTGGTCGAACAAACTGATTTGGAAGATCCCAACAGTCGTTCCGCCCACATCTTTTACGATAATGCCCAGAATATTTATGGTCGTAAAACACCAAAATGGACAGAGTTCGGTCTGGATATGCGTGGTCGTTCCACAATCATGCGTGAGAGTTTCCGCTCAACGACGCCAGTAACAGAACTTGCTATAAACATTCTCAATCAACTCACGCCAAAGGACAAAAGACAGGACCAGCAGGAGTTGATCGAGATGGGATTGGTTGAACGAACTCAAAATGGACCTGAAGAATGGTTGAAAATCAGATACAACCAGATCAGTGGACCTAATCCAATCTTTCATTCGTTCGATGATAGACAGACTGAATTGGACGCCATTTTCAGACATTTAAAACACTTAATCACAGAAGAGAAAATCTCACCATGTGATATCTGCCTGATTTATAATTCAAATTCTGCCGTCCAGCTTCTTGAATCTAAATTAGGACCACTATTGTCTAAGATCAATGTGGAATTATCAGTTCAGACAAACCGAGCTTTTGAAAGGCGACCTAATACGCTGATCGTGACAACTTCACATTCATATAAGGGGTATGAATCGGAAGTTGTCTTGATTCCGTGTGTGGATCAGTATGTGACTGGAGATGGGCAAATCCTTGCCAACAATTTGTATGTGGCAATGACACGTGCCAGATCACTTTTAGCAATCTATGGAGTGAATGGAAACTATGATCCATCACAAATATTGATGAAAGCGATTGGGAGATGCGTTGAGGTTCAATCAGGTTAA
- a CDS encoding MBL fold metallo-hydrolase, whose amino-acid sequence MSNFICTTCGTQFNEMDQPPPECKICTDERQYVGWQGQQWTTLPDLRESHRNVIRLKEFGLYGIGMEPAFAIGQRALLIVRPEGNILWDCIPLIDDGLIQMVKGIGGISAIAISHPHYYTSMVEWSRAFDCPIYLHEDDREWVMRSDPAVQFWDGETKEISDDLTLIRCGGHFDGGTVLHWSEGATREGVLLTGDILQVVQDRRWVSFMYSYPNFIPLPASVVRRIADTVEPFSFSRIYGAFWGKIVTTDGKAAVQRSAVRYIKALDDHNE is encoded by the coding sequence ATGTCCAACTTCATCTGCACAACCTGCGGGACGCAGTTCAATGAGATGGATCAGCCACCTCCCGAATGTAAGATTTGTACTGATGAGCGGCAGTACGTTGGCTGGCAAGGACAGCAATGGACGACTCTCCCAGATCTTCGAGAGTCGCATCGAAACGTCATCAGGCTCAAAGAATTTGGTCTCTATGGGATCGGGATGGAACCAGCCTTTGCAATTGGTCAGCGGGCATTGCTCATTGTTCGTCCCGAAGGAAACATCCTCTGGGACTGCATCCCGCTCATCGATGATGGCCTCATTCAAATGGTGAAAGGCATCGGTGGTATCTCAGCCATTGCCATTTCACATCCGCACTACTACACGAGCATGGTGGAATGGAGCCGAGCATTTGATTGCCCGATCTATCTGCACGAGGACGACCGGGAGTGGGTGATGCGGTCCGATCCAGCCGTTCAGTTTTGGGATGGTGAAACGAAGGAGATCAGTGATGACCTGACATTGATTCGGTGCGGTGGACACTTTGACGGCGGTACGGTCCTGCACTGGTCCGAGGGTGCAACTAGAGAGGGAGTGCTTCTCACCGGCGATATTTTGCAAGTTGTTCAGGATCGACGCTGGGTGAGTTTCATGTACTCCTATCCCAACTTCATCCCTTTGCCAGCATCAGTAGTTCGGCGAATTGCTGACACCGTCGAACCGTTCAGTTTCTCTCGCATCTATGGAGCCTTCTGGGGAAAGATTGTTACCACAGATGGAAAAGCGGCTGTCCAGAGATCAGCGGTACGGTACATCAAAGCTCTGGATGATCACAATGAATAA